In the genome of Populus nigra chromosome 9, ddPopNigr1.1, whole genome shotgun sequence, one region contains:
- the LOC133702775 gene encoding probable 2' cyclic ADP-D-ribose synthase BdTIR has translation MHRSSLFLLANRVTKPCDVFINHRGIDTKRTVATLLYDNLSRLNLHPFLDNKNMKPGDKLFDNINSAIRKCKVGVAVFSPRYCESYFCLHELALIMESKKKVIPIFCDIKPSQLRVVNNAKCPMEDIRRFNWALEESKYTVGLTFDSLKGNWSDVVTSASDIVIKTLLEIESEKQVQRRKSTPILHV, from the exons ATGCATCGCTCATCCCTATTTCTCCTAGCAAATCGTGTTACCAAACCTTGTGATGTTTTCATTAACCACAGAGGGATCGACACAAAGAGAACGGTTGCTACTTTGCTTTACGATAACCTTTCCCGCTTAAACCTACATCCTTTCTTGGACAACAAGAATATGAAGCCAGGAGATAAGTTGTTTGATAATATCAATAGTGCAATAAGGAAATGTAAGGTTGGTGTTGCTGTTTTTTCTCCTCGGTATTGTGAGTCATACTTCTGTCTTCATGAATTAGCTCTTATTATGGAGTCAAAGAAAAAGGTAATTCCTATCTTTTGTGACATTAAGCCCTCACAACTTCGTGTTGTGAACAATGCAAAATGTCCTATGGAGGATATACGGAGGTTTAACTGGGCTCTTGAAGAGTCTAAGTACACTGTAGGACTCACTTTCGACTCCTTGAAAGG GAACTGGTCGGACGTTGTAACAAGCGCATCGGATATTGTCATCAAAACCTTACTTGAGATTGAGAGCGAAAAGCAGGTGCAGCGCCGTAAAAGCACTCCAATATTGCATGTCTAG
- the LOC133703062 gene encoding ABC transporter G family member 9-like: MEQEMADIEALNEEEPGVSTIFKKATKAVSLRFEDVVYTVRLTKAGFCGKIVKAEEKVILKGITGKVLPGEMLAMFGPSGSGKTTLLTALGGKLGGLLDGNISYNGKNFSNSMKRNMGFVTQDDVLYPHLTVTETLVFTALLRLENTFSKEEKIMHAESVITQLGLTKCKNSIIGGPFMRGVSGGERKRVSIGQEMLINPSLLFLDEPTSGLDSTTAQRIVSNLWELAKGGRTIVMTIHQPSSRLFYMFDKVLLLSEGSPLYFGEGSQVMDYFSRNGYAPAVPMNPADFLLDLANGVSSNSEVPGSVKQNLVSAYKSNLASKLKSEVQDINDQPQDGLNDQKVARWATTWWQQFSVLLRRGVKERKHDSFSGLKIAQVLVVAFLSGLLWWQSDVSHLQDQMGLLFFYSGFWGFFPLFQAIFTFPQERSMLEKERSSGMYRLSSYFMSRIVSDLPMELVLPTIFVSITYWMAGLKGTPGNFLHTLFVLLYSVLVSGGLGLALGALVLNQKSATIMGSVIMLSFLLAGGYYVTHVPAFISWVKYISISQYTYKLLLGSQFKPTDTYPCGGAGGVCLVGDYPAIKQVGLDGQVLGAAVLGIMLVVYRLIAFFALMRIGVTKK; encoded by the exons ATGGAACAAGAGATGGCTGACATAGAGGCGCTAAATGAGGAAGAACCAGGAGTCTCAACCATCTTCAAGAAAGCAACTAAGGCTGTTTCTTTGAGG TTTGAGGATGTAGTCTACACGGTCAGACTTACGAAAGCAGGTTTTTGTGGAAAGATTGTCAAAGCAGAAGAAAAGGTTATCTTAAAGGGAATCACAGGCAAGGTTCTACCTGGTGAAATGCTAGCCATGTTCGGTCCATCAGGCAGTGGGAAAACAACTCTCTTAACCGCATTAGGAGGCAAACTTGGAGGACTACTTGATGGGAACATAAGCTATAACGGCAAGAACTTCTCCAACTCAATGAAAAGGAACATGGGATTTGTTACTCAAGATGATGTTCTTTACCCTCATTTAACAGTGACAGAAACTTTGGTTTTCACTGCCCTTCTTAggttagaaaatacttttagtaaagaagaaaagatcATGCATGCAGAATCTGTGATTACTCAACTAGGTTTAACCAAGTGCAAGAATAGCATCATTGGGGGCCCATTTATGAGAGGAGTTTCTGGGGGTGAGAGAAAGAGGGTTAGTATAGGACAAGAGATGCTCATAAACCCTAGCCTTCTTTTCTTGGACGAGCCAACATCAGGTCTTGATTCTACAACAGCTCAAAGAATTGTGTCCAATTTGTGGGAGCTGGCAAAAGGAGGAAGAACAATTGTAATGACCATCCATCAACCTTCAAGTAGGTTATTTTACATGTTTGACAAGGTTTTGCTGTTATCAGAAGGCAGCCCACTGTACTTTGGGGAGGGGTCACAAGTTATGGATTACTTTTCCAGAAATGGATATGCTCCAGCAGTTCCCATGAATCCTGCTGATTTCCTTTTGGACCTTGCAAATG GTGTATCATCAAATAGTGAGGTTCCTGGATCAGTCAAGCAGAATCTAGTGTCAGCCTACAAGAGCAATCTTGCAAGCAAGTTGAAGTCAGAGGTTCAAGACATTAATGATCAGCCTCAAGATGGATTAAATGATCAGAAAGTTGCACGGTGGGCAACAACTTGGTGGCAACAGTTTTCTGTATTGTTGAGAAGAGGAGTGAAAGAAAGGAAGCATGACTCCTTCTCTGGCCTCAAGATTGCTCAGGTCTTGGTGGTTGCTTTCCTTTCAGGGCTTCTGTGGTGGCAATCTGATGTATCCCATCTACAAGATCAG ATGGGGCTCCTCTTCTTTTACTCAGGATTCTGGGGCTTCTTCCCTTTATTCCAAGCGATTTTCACCTTCCCCCAAGAACGTAGTATGCTCGAAAAGGAACGATCTTCCGGCATGTATCGACTATCATCGTACTTTATGTCAAGGATTGTCAGTGACCTCCCAATGGAGCTAGTCCTTCCTACCATTTTTGTAAGTATAACCTACTGGATGGCAGGGCTTAAAGGCACACCAGGAAACTTCTTGCATACCTTGTTCGTTCTCTTGTATTCTGTGTTAGTATCAGGAGGTCTAGGACTAGCACTTGGTGCTCTGGTGTTGAACCAAAAATCTGCTACCATAATGGGATCGGTGATCATGCTGTCGTTCCTGCTCGCTGGCGGATACTATGTTACACACGTCCCTGCCTTCATTAGCTGGGTGAAGTACATCTCCATTAGCCAATACACATACAAGCTGTTGCTGGGGTCTCAATTCAAGCCCACAGACACTTATCCATGTGGTGGTGCTGGCGGAGTTTGTTTAGTTGGAGATTACCCTGCAATCAAACAAGTGGGGCTTGATGGCCAAGTTCTTGGTGCGGCTGTATTAGGGATTATGCTTGTGGTTTATCGCCTGATCGCTTTCTTTGCTCTCATGAGGATTGGAGTAACTAAAAAGTag
- the LOC133703006 gene encoding NAC domain-containing protein 72-like: MGLQETDPLAQLSLPPGFRFHPTDEELLVQYLCKKVAGHHFSLQIIGEIDLYKFDPWFLPGEAIFGEKEWYFFSPRDRKYPNGSRPNRVAGSGYWKATGTDKVITTEGRKVGIKKALVFYVGKAPKGTKTNWIMHEYRLLESSRKSGSTKLDEWVLCRIYKKNSSAAQKSMSSVSSKEYSTNGSSSSSSSHLEDVLDSLTEIDDRLFALPRTNSLKPMQHEEKINLANLGSGSFDWATLAGLNSLPELLQTQPGANYSNTDVKGVHVPSMPPLCHADSSTGRMGTSVEEEVQSGVRTQLRDGNSGAFQQNSGVMTPNFSSTLLDPYELRYSTQPGSGYGFRQ, translated from the exons ATGGGACTGCAAGAAACAGACCCTCTAGCCCAATTGAGCTTGCCACCGGGATTTCGGTTTCACCCGACTGATGAAGAGCTTTTGGTGCAATACTTGTGTAAGAAGGTTGCTGGTCACCATTTCTCCTTGCAAATCATTGGCGAAATTGATTTGTACAAGTTTGATCCGTGGTTCTTACCAG GTGAGGCAATATTTGGTGAAAAAGAATGGTATTTTTTCAGTCCGAGAGACCGCAAGTACCCCAATGGATCCCGACCCAACAGGGTTGCCGGGTCTGGGTATTGGAAGGCCACCGGTACTGACAAAGTAATCACGACAGAGGGACGTAAAGTTGGCATCAAGAAAGCTTTGGTCTTTTACGTTGGCAAAGCCCCAAAAGGCACCAAAACTAATTGGATCATGCATGAATATCGCCTTCTTGAATCCTCTCGCAAAAGTGGAAGTACAAAG TTGGATGAATGGGTATTGTGTCGGATTTACAAGAAGAATTCAAGTGCTGCACAGAAATCCATGTCAAGCGTTTCAAGCAAAGAATACAGTACTAATGgttcatcttcatcatcctcTTCTCATTTGGAAGATGTCCTTGACTCATTGACAGAGATTGATGACCGGCTCTTTGCTTTGCCTCGAACCAACTCGCTCAAACCAATGCAACACGAAGAGAAAATCAACTTAGCAAATCTGGGTTCAGGGAGCTTTGACTGGGCGACACTTGCTGGGCTCAACTCGTTGCCTGAACTCCTACAAACTCAGCCTGGTGCGAATTACTCGAATACCGATGTCAAAGGTGTGCATGTCCCTTCAATGCCCCCGCTCTGCCACGCGGATTCATCAACAGGGAGGATGGGGACCTCGGTTGAAGAGGAGGTCCAAAGTGGGGTTAGAACTCAGCTGCGAGATGGCAACTCGGGGGCTTTTCAACAAAACTCGGGCGTGATGACACCGAACTTCTCTTCTACCTTACTCGACCCATATGAGCTAAGGTACTCGACCCAACCGGGAAGTGGGTATGGGTTTAGGCAGTGA